The Pedobacter roseus genome contains a region encoding:
- the porX gene encoding T9SS response regulator signal transducer PorX, which translates to MQETKILWADDEIDLLKPHILLLNDKGYNVTTFTNGNDALEAFGKEHFDLVFLDENMPGMSGIETLSAIKNLNPDVPVVLITKSEEENLMEDAIGSKIDDYLIKPVNPKQVLLTIKKLIDNKRLVSEKTSMAYQQDFRRLGMTLGDRLNYEEWVDVYKKIVFWELELEKLDDPQMHEILTMQKQEANTQFTKFIEENYLDWIKNKDKAPLLSNELLKKKAFPHINDTTPVFFILIDNLRYDQWKIINPLISEYFRIDEEDMYTSILPTATQYARNAIFSGLMPLDMEKRFPQLWQNDDDEGGKNMHEEAFLADNIKRSLRKDCKFSYNKILTFEQGKDLVDQTNNLLQNDFNAIVFNFVDMLSHARTDMQMIRELANDDAAYRSLTLSWFEHSPLWDLLKKISQKQVKVIITTDHGTIRVKKPVKVIGDRSTNTNLRYKQGRNLNFNAKEVFLIKNPHDALLPKINISSSYIFAREDSYFVYPNNYNQFVNYYNETFQHGGISLEEMIIPVVTYSPR; encoded by the coding sequence ATGCAAGAAACTAAGATATTATGGGCCGATGACGAAATCGACCTATTAAAACCACATATATTATTGTTGAATGATAAAGGTTATAATGTAACCACATTTACCAATGGAAATGATGCTCTGGAAGCATTTGGAAAAGAACACTTCGACCTGGTTTTTTTAGATGAGAATATGCCGGGCATGAGTGGTATCGAAACGCTTTCTGCCATTAAAAATTTAAATCCTGATGTGCCGGTAGTTTTGATTACCAAAAGCGAGGAAGAAAATTTAATGGAAGATGCGATAGGCAGTAAAATTGATGATTATCTGATCAAACCTGTAAATCCCAAACAGGTATTGCTTACCATCAAAAAACTGATTGATAATAAACGTTTGGTAAGCGAAAAAACATCAATGGCTTATCAACAGGATTTCCGCCGTTTGGGCATGACCCTGGGCGACAGGCTTAACTATGAAGAGTGGGTTGATGTATATAAAAAAATCGTTTTCTGGGAACTTGAATTAGAGAAGCTGGATGATCCTCAGATGCATGAAATTTTAACCATGCAGAAACAGGAGGCCAATACGCAGTTCACTAAATTTATTGAAGAAAATTACCTCGACTGGATCAAGAACAAGGATAAAGCACCTTTACTTTCGAATGAATTGTTGAAGAAAAAGGCTTTTCCGCATATTAACGATACCACACCTGTATTCTTTATCCTGATTGATAACCTGCGTTACGATCAGTGGAAAATTATTAATCCGTTAATTTCTGAATATTTCAGGATTGATGAAGAGGATATGTATACCAGTATTTTGCCAACGGCAACACAATATGCCCGTAACGCAATTTTTTCAGGTTTAATGCCTCTTGACATGGAGAAACGTTTTCCTCAGCTTTGGCAGAACGATGATGATGAGGGTGGAAAAAATATGCACGAGGAAGCTTTTCTGGCCGATAACATTAAACGCAGCTTAAGAAAAGACTGTAAATTCAGTTACAATAAAATTTTAACCTTCGAGCAGGGAAAAGATCTGGTTGACCAAACCAATAACCTGTTACAGAACGATTTCAATGCCATTGTATTCAATTTTGTTGATATGCTGAGCCATGCCCGTACTGATATGCAGATGATCAGAGAATTGGCTAATGACGATGCAGCTTACCGTTCGTTAACCTTATCATGGTTTGAGCACTCTCCACTTTGGGATTTATTGAAAAAAATCTCTCAAAAACAGGTTAAAGTAATCATCACCACCGACCATGGAACTATTCGTGTTAAAAAACCGGTTAAGGTAATTGGCGATAGGAGCACAAACACCAATTTACGTTACAAACAGGGCAGAAACCTTAATTTTAATGCAAAAGAGGTGTTTTTAATCAAAAATCCACACGATGCTTTGTTGCCTAAGATCAACATCAGCAGCAGTTATATTTTTGCGAGAGAAGATAGTTATTTCGTTTATCCGAATAATTACAATCAATTTGTAAATTACTATAACGAAACCTTCCAGCACGGCGGGATCTCTTTAGAGGAAATGATTATTCCGGTAGTGACGTATTCGCCGAGGTAG
- the tsaE gene encoding tRNA (adenosine(37)-N6)-threonylcarbamoyltransferase complex ATPase subunit type 1 TsaE, translating into MDIEVNSLADLPVVAQQLSDFAGSEKVFIFEGDMGAGKTTFIKNFCKHLGIADVVSSPTYSIVNEYESPNGLVFHFDFYRIKDIREAYDLGYEEYFYGGGTCLIEWPERVAELLPENYIKVEIKVLDEDRRLFKLSKV; encoded by the coding sequence ATGGATATCGAAGTAAATAGTTTAGCCGATTTACCTGTTGTGGCACAACAGCTTTCAGATTTTGCGGGCAGTGAAAAAGTCTTCATTTTTGAAGGCGATATGGGCGCAGGGAAAACCACTTTTATTAAAAATTTCTGTAAACATTTAGGAATTGCCGATGTGGTTTCGAGCCCAACCTATTCTATTGTAAATGAATATGAAAGTCCGAATGGACTTGTGTTTCATTTCGATTTTTACCGTATAAAAGATATCCGCGAGGCTTACGACCTGGGCTATGAGGAATATTTTTATGGCGGCGGTACCTGTTTAATCGAATGGCCTGAAAGGGTAGCTGAATTACTGCCAGAAAACTACATTAAAGTGGAGATAAAAGTGCTGGATGAAGACCGCAGATTATTCAAACTTTCGAAGGTATAA